The Pieris brassicae chromosome 7, ilPieBrab1.1, whole genome shotgun sequence genome includes the window AACGACATCAGCCGCAAACTATAAGCCACTTCTAATGCGTTGACAATTCCCTTCCTATCCGCTCTAAATCTACGTTAGCGCAATTTTTTCTGCTTCCTATACTTGATAAGATCGATCGACTGCAGaatttctccattcgctttaTATTTGGTCCTAGGAAATATGACCATGTGTTTAAATTCCGCAGGCAGCCCGGGTGGTTccattttttcatataataaaaccatGACATATTTCATTGTAAAACCACTGTGGTTTGTTAAACCTATTCGAATtagacttttaatttttttcaatccCTAAACTCCTCTTACGTTGATTGGTGATTTGGTTAAGCACTTCTCGCACGTTACCTTTAGTACCTCTTTTGTTTAGATGTTTTCTTTACTAAGGATGCCGACAAGATATGTAAGTAAgctttcgatattttttttaacatctaTTATAAAACACATTGGCACTACACAATTTTGTGTCTAACACAAACTGTTGATTATGTATTCTTTGGTGCCGGTTTCCTcagtgtatttaatatttatttcactcGTACGATGACTACGTATACTAAGAAAGAAAAATCGATTGGCGCACAGCAGTGATTCAAACGCAGGACCTCTGAGGTTGAGAGCCACATGCTCAAGGCTAAAATCGCTCTACTAATTAAGCGCCATCTCTCTTGAAAGTCACAAACTAGAAGTAGCAAAGgcaatataaacaaatgtagAATTGAGCATTGGTTGAAGTAGTTATTATAAGAAGATtacatagaatatattttttttagtgtttagtatttatattattttatcaaaatatactttactTTGTTGAGTAATAGCATAAAAGCGCCATCTCttgacaataaaatatatgttatttagtAAAACGCCATCTTCTGTAAACAAGGTGTACCACATGAGTGTGTGCTTATTGTCGCATAAAACTGCCATCTCGTACAAAGCTTACGCACTACGTAACCACGATCctgtgaaatttattttcacagCAGGAGCGAGTAACATAgtgaatgttttatttaaaaattattaaaagatggCGCTACTAACTTTGCCGGGAGTTctggtaaaaaatataattacgaagcaaaatagaaaaattaataaagtcgCAATGAACtacactttataatttaatactacAACTTTAATTTATACCGTTTATCTGTTTTAGTAAAGAAACTATCATAGGTTTTCAccaaaactgtatttttttaattatattcactcaaagaatatttttgagtttgcatataaatattttttagtacaatttaatatgttcCGATGCGTGTTGATTGGTAACATAGATGAGAACACGCGAGGGGTATGGTATCCGTTACCATGGCAACAAACACTATTTACTGTATGAAATTTCCGATATCTGTAGAATATGTGAAAACCATCACGATTTGATGAAGTCATCAGTCGAGATGAGTGATTGTGGTTTCAGTACGGCTATACGATCTCGTTACTCACATTCTATATTCAAAACAGATTGAAGTTACGTATAGTGTCAAAGTTGGTGAAGTCTGATGAGCGAATGTGCTGCATGCTAGCGGCGCTGCTCGAGCAGTGGTTTCTGGCGACGGAACGCGCGCTGCGTTGGGCAGCAGAACGCTCGCATGAGCGTGTCGGTGCGTTCAGTGCTGGTGGAGGCACCACAACCCACGCCGAAGGGACCTTACACGTTTGCTAGTCAACCACGAGCTCTATATCATAATGCTAAACTGCGCAGGAATCCCTCTTGGTgagttttaaaatagtataaacCCTTTATCCTACACTCCCATATGGAATCTATCACAGGCTACGTGTATTACAATAGACAGAGAAAATTTGTTTGTCTTTTTGAACTCCTGCTAAACATATCAATAAATGGCTGAACTAGTCGGAATATCCATAACCTTACATACgtaggtaaaaaaaattatcatatagATTACAAGTTGTATTTGATAGGCCTTGCATAGGCCTGATGGTCCGAGGCAGTCGAACCTATAATTAAATAGGTGCGTGGATGGAGGACTAACAAAGTTGTTCGGCGCCAGCCAATATCAGTAGCATTCGATAGTTTATAGATAACGCCAGTGGACGCTACCGCAATGACGAGCGTAATGGAACTAGACAGCGAACACCTTATTGACTGCTCTAGAAAAAGAATACTattctatgtaaaattttacctGTTGTTCAAGTTGGTATTTAGAGGCTGAAGTGCGTTTCCGACGTAAAATAGGTAAAGTGTCTCATACTACCTAGTATTGAGATGGAAGGTCTACGCTAATCTTAATACCTACTGAACGATGAACCTCTACGaggtaagtaaataaaattatcaaatacaGGATATACAACCATTTCGAGTGATGCAaagaattaaattactttcgTTTTCATTGTAAATCCTTGAGATCGCGTGTTGAGTGGTCAGTAGCCACCCCTGTGTGTCGCGCAAAGGGCTCGGCACGCCACAATTCTATACATATTACAGGTTTACATGACGTTAGAAAAGTAGAATTCTACAAAATAACATTGCAAGAGATGgacctttttaaattattgttttgatatcctatattatataaattacaaccGAAAGTAACGCAGCAAGCGCCAACATGTACCACCGAACTCAACACTCAACctcctattatatatttcagtaGGTAAATTCTGTGTGTAAATTCGTTCgtccaaaaaaataatttcgttgaaataataatatttaattgaccTTTTAGATATCGCGTGAATGATAAGAATTAAGGCGAGTGCGAAGGTCACCTTTCCCttaagatattttgagttttcgGTGTTATTTCGTAAAAAACCTTAACTTCCACGcgtataaataattagattctctttaaaataaacctaAGTATATTTTCTACTTCTAGATAAATTTCTGAAATCTATAGTCTACTCATAAATAGAGTTACAAAGGTGTATGTCTTCACTGTGattttcatttcttttaaacGACTTTAGATTAAAGAGTTTCTAATTCGTTTTGAGCGCTTGCGCGATCTACGTGCCGTAGTGGTCGAATATAAAAGGTCGTAACTGACCCGACTGTAAAGAACCAGTGGACAGCTTTCATTGGCGATCGGCCCGCGTCCGTCGTCGCCCGCACCGTGCGCCTCGTGCTCTAGGGTTTCTTCATAAAACGACACACGATGCCCCCAGGCGACAGGCAGGGCGATGAGTCAAGCTTTACCGTTATCGAATCGGTAACGCGGGACGAACAGTCAGTGATAGCGCGAAACGTGAACGTGGTGAGGCCGCTAGCGCGCGATGTACCGCCTGAGGCGCGCACCATGCTCGACGACAAATCCTCGCAGGCCCTTAACATGAAACTAAAGCGGTTGAAGCCACGCGAGGCCCGGGTGCCTCTGGAGAAACCTCGCTTCGTTACAACAGTGCGGTGTGGAGTGTTTCTGCCGCCGCCACCGCCGCTGGCCAGCCTCCTTCGGCTGACTCCCGCCCCACTCTACTCGTACTCGAGCAGACCGCATCCGCTCGCGATACGCCACAAGCGTAATACTACACCACGatagtttgtttatttcttaatgcatcttatattagatattttcGAATGATCAAGTACGTACAAATTATTAGGTCCATACTGACATAGGTCATCAGAACATTCTTCTTACCgccttaataataaaataaaattgtaagtagTTCGTGGCTAGGATAAATAGCCGTGAAGCGGGTGGTCAGGCGGTCAGGCAGGTCAGTGCCCCCTTCGACCCAGTCTGAGGAAAAGGGGTCGACCACCTCCTTCTATCCCCATCCCGGTTGTAGGTTAAACACATCGTCCAGTGTCTGCCATCTTTATAGTATGAtctagttaatattttttcgaaaGCTCCCAGTCCCAGTAATTGTTGACACCTGGGGATCTGTCTATTTATTGAAAAGAAAGTGGATTGTCTGCAGACAAGTGATAAGGAAGTCGTAgcattaactttttttttatatctcgTGATCCTCGATAAACGTCgctcattataattaataatttttgtatttaaacgaGTACTGTAAAGGTGTGCTATGTAGCCTTTAACGAATGTAAGAATAACgaacaaaagaaaactaatcatttttctttatacgaTTAttgtagataaaataaatttgttttcagTTCCAGGActtgatatttttactaatatttagtCATGAAACtactaaatacataatactGTTACTTTGTTGCCAGCGGGAGTGTGGTGACAGGTGCTACGGGTGCTACGAGCGCGCAGTACAGTAATGTGATGCACGACAAGCGCGTCGTGCGCGGCAGCACTTTCGCAGCGCACCCTCATGCAGCTGTTAGTTAGCACCTACTTAAAGACATTGTCACTAATAGactttttatcataaatgTGAGATGTGCTCTCCAGGGAGATGGACAAGAGAGCGCGGCGGCCCGCGCAGCGCGAACACGGCGTCGCGCGCTTGCGAGGCGTGCGGCTCTGGCCCGACTGCGTCCTGGCACACCACCGCCAGCACCAGGCCGACGACATCTACCTGTACAGACTGAGCGCTACCTTGAGGAGGTAAGATAATATAGTTACAAATAGACGTTGACTTGCCATATCTAGTCCAGCCATacgttctgttacaaatgaaaatgcattttttataacataatattattacaattattataaataaaaatattgatatatatgataataaaagccctttgttaaacattataatttaactttatttaaagaagaaaatataattaggttAACCGTTAGACTGAATGTAAGTGTGTGTATGATCATTACACATagcattttaaatacaaacattattaattataatgagcGAAGTTTATCGGTAGAGGATCAcgagatattaaataaaagttaatgctACGACTTCGTTATCAGCTATTCGATAAAGGCCTGGAGGTAGAGGCGGGCGTCCAGACGGACCTGTTCGTGGACAGGCCCGCTACGCCGCGCTATGTTCCTGCGACTACCGGGGCGCATGCCGCCACGCAGATCTATCCTGGAGACGTAAGTGATAActtctatttttcttttaatttggTCTCACAAATAAGGAGACATAACACACGATGTAAATGTGACTACAATAATACGAATTTAACCGTTCCAGTTGTTCGACTTCGATCTAGAAGTGCAAGGGATTGTGGAAGTGCTCGTCGGCAAGACCGTGCAACAAGCATTAGGAGAAGTGGCGCAAGAAGAGGAGCTCGAGACCCTGCGAGAGCAACAGCGCCGCTACCGAGAGTTACGCGATGCTGAACTCGCTGAACGGCAACGATTGGCCGCCACGGACGTCCGACTGCAACACGAAAAGGAACGGCGCGTGGCTGAGGCTCGAGCTGCAGCGATATCAGCGCAGGAGGCACGACAACGAGTGGCGGCTGCCACTCTCGTGCAGGGCTACGTCGCAGAACTTCTGCCCTCTGTGTTGGCCGGTCTGCGCGACGCCGGCTACCTCGTACGACGTCTACACAGAGGTACGTAGGCTTTATCCTAGCATTGGGATTCCAATGGTGAAAGCATTCTTCATATCGGTCCAGTAGTTTTAGACCctatttaaacaattgaatttttcctctctataatatttattagtgtaGATTACATGTTTAATAACATTCTACATCATTTCCagcatttatattaaagcaaGTTGTTTAACAGCCAATAATGCAGGCGAAAGAAAGCCGAGAGTCATAAATCGTACTCTTTTACACAAAAAGACGACGTTTTGCAGGTGTTGAAGAAGAATTCATGCCATGGCTGATAGAGGAGGTGTCTAAAGAGATCGAGTCGATTATTACGAGTCGTGATGTTATTTCGGGTGAGacttaataataagaaaatatgaaaTGATATTCTTAACTATACCAAGGTTGGtcttcaaaattcaaaaatgaCGTGAAGCAAATCACCCTTGGCTTAGGTGAAGAAGCCTTTAAGAACCgtccaatttaatttacagaaATCGTTCGCGAGGTGACAGAGGCCCGTGCGGAGCTTTATGCGTCTGCAGGCGAAAGAGAGGCTCAGCAGGAAACACCGCTAGACTCTTTGACGCCGCCGGAACCTTCGCCCGAGGAAGAGGATGGTAAGCGCCACTGGTCATTACTCCCGAATCTCTTCACATGTAGTACCGATGAGGGTTTTTAACTGCTGTAGCATTAAAACACTAATTTAAATCTTcgtttttactatatataaaatggagATTAAAATTAGATAACTTTTCTGCGATACGATTCAAGAAAGGTTTTGTCGGCTCCGTCAAggattttatattgaaatttttaactttttgcaAAAAAAGCCTCACTTTTAGTTTGTTAAAGTGTAGTTGGATGACACCTGACGTTGCGACACGTGCGGCCTGCACCCGCTGCACTTTGAATGCGGTCATTAGAAAGACCCCCGCGTGACGAATCGACcccgttgttattgttatatgcGGTGCCGCCACTCAGTGCGACACTTGTCGGGAAAAGCACATTTAATCTCACATGAAAGCATTAGAATATCCTATAATcttatcttaattatttaattctagcattataaattatgagaGTGTGATTTGTCCCTAGCATAATCAAGTTAA containing:
- the LOC123711940 gene encoding radial spoke head protein 3 homolog → MSVSVRSVLVEAPQPTPKGPYTFASQPRALYHNAKLRRNPSCGSVVTGATGATSAQYSNVMHDKRVVRGSTFAAHPHAAGDGQESAAARAARTRRRALARRAALARLRPGTPPPAPGRRHLPVQTERYLEELFDKGLEVEAGVQTDLFVDRPATPRYVPATTGAHAATQIYPGDLFDFDLEVQGIVEVLVGKTVQQALGEVAQEEELETLREQQRRYRELRDAELAERQRLAATDVRLQHEKERRVAEARAAAISAQEARQRVAAATLVQGYVAELLPSVLAGLRDAGYLVRRLHRGVEEEFMPWLIEEVSKEIESIITSRDVISEIVREVTEARAELYASAGEREAQQETPLDSLTPPEPSPEEEDAINEDQ